From one Coffea eugenioides isolate CCC68of chromosome 11, Ceug_1.0, whole genome shotgun sequence genomic stretch:
- the LOC113752023 gene encoding uncharacterized protein LOC113752023, whose protein sequence is MIDIFAALHYSEERQVTFAIFQLEGTARSWWNVIRMKWNREQTPRTSVNFMRDFNAKYFPPLVQEKKEDEFIRLRQGTQMVAEYKSQFTRLSKFAPELILTEQRRVRRFIQGLNVEIQKDLAVAQINTFSEAVEKALRVENARLQVRNFQVKKWGFSASSLTQGDKSTPPKFGRGAGGGRLPGMARGTPPRGGQNGRGPQRSASQGSSASVSRGPCGFCGKPNHTEYNCWRKERKCLCCGSAEHQIANCSVLPREARVTTQSSKANSGQSKMEGTKPKVPAQVYSLEQHQVPDSSGVVEGTIPIFHHLARILIDPGATHSIVNPDFMCGIDIKPVSLPYDLKLVLLWGINV, encoded by the coding sequence ATGATAGACATTTTCGCCGCCCTACACTATTCAGAGGAAAGACAGGTTACTTTCGCTATCTTCCAGTTGGAAGGGAccgcccgttcttggtggaacgtgatacggATGAAGTGGAACCGGGAGCAAACACCAAGAACATCGGTGAACTTCATGAGGGACTTCAACGCAAAATACTTTCCACCTctagtccaagaaaagaaggaggacgagttcattaggCTCCGTCAGGGGACTCAAATGGTGGCTGAGTACAAGAGCCAGTTTACTcgattatccaagtttgcccCTGAACTCATTCTGACAGAGCAAAGGAGAGTTCGGCGTTTTATTCAGGGGCTAAATgtggaaattcaaaaggatctggcAGTAGCCCAAATCAATACCTTTAGTGAAGCCGTGGAGAAAGCTTTGCGAGTTGAAAATGCAAGGCTTCAAGTTAGGAACTTCCAGGTGAAAAAATGGGGATTTTCTGCGAGTAGTTTGACTCAAGGGGAtaaaagtacccctcccaagtttggaaggGGAGCCGGAGGAGGAAGGCTACCGGGAATGGCACGAGGGACTCCGCCAAGAGGTGGTCAAAATGGACGGGGACCACAGAGAAGTGCCTCACAGGGAAGTTCGGCATCGGTTTCTCGTGGGCCTtgtggattttgtgggaaaCCAAACCACACCGAGTACAATTGTTGGAGGAAGGAAAGGAAATGCTTATGCTGTGGGAGTGCGGAGCATCAAATAGCCAACTGCTCAGTGTTACCTCGAGAGGCGAGAGTAACCACCCAATCATCGAAGGCCAACTCGGGGCAGTCCAAGATGGAAGGGACAAAGCCGAAGGTGCCAGCTCAGGTATACTCCCTTGAGCAACATCAAGTCCCTGATTCATCTggggtcgtagaaggtacgatccctatctTCCATCATCTAGCaaggattttgatagaccctGGTGCTACCCATTCCATTGTTAACCCAGATTTTATGTGCGGAATTGATATAAAACCTGTTAGCTTGCCTTATGACTTGAAGTTAGTACTCCTATGGGGGATCAACGTTTGA